The Pseudoalteromonas translucida KMM 520 genome has a window encoding:
- the radA gene encoding DNA repair protein RadA, with the protein MAKAAKVEFVCTECGMNYQRWQGQCRCGAWNTLAEFKPSAGQSKKTSARVSVGGYAGGIGGGSKKINDIATAETEKQLTEIGELDRVLSGGVTTGSVNIISGDPGAGKTTLLSDLVARMSQRMPSLYCTAEESLSQFKNRVNRLKLNYNPDALYLLSETSVETIIEELDKNKIKFAVIDSIQAVVTDTANGSPGSPSQVKSAAQALTQYCKQNDVTMFIIAHVNKNNEIAGPQTLVHIVDALLHIDTNDGQIRTLRANKNRFGDIDTVGIFRMCERGMLSVDNPSEIFLSGSTTDSPGSAITCIRKGNRNLLLEIQCLTTEIEAEFPQRVCVGLNMNRIKMLTGILRKHTKTKIFHDTFFNIVGGLKIDESETCIDLALVAALLSSLNDFVVPRTTCIMGELSLNGDVRPIDSGVPRVKEAAQHGFTEIFIPFRNYHKSMEGLGAKITPIKTVHELLSLIN; encoded by the coding sequence ATGGCTAAAGCGGCAAAAGTAGAGTTTGTTTGTACCGAATGTGGCATGAACTACCAACGTTGGCAAGGTCAATGCCGCTGCGGTGCATGGAACACATTAGCAGAATTTAAACCGTCAGCAGGGCAAAGTAAAAAAACATCGGCACGCGTAAGTGTAGGTGGTTATGCTGGGGGAATTGGTGGCGGTTCTAAAAAAATTAATGACATTGCTACCGCAGAAACCGAAAAACAGCTCACTGAAATTGGCGAGCTCGATCGTGTTTTAAGTGGCGGTGTAACAACGGGATCAGTTAATATAATTTCAGGCGATCCTGGGGCCGGTAAAACAACCTTGTTATCTGATTTAGTGGCGCGAATGTCACAACGTATGCCCTCACTTTACTGTACCGCAGAAGAATCTTTATCGCAGTTTAAAAACAGAGTGAATCGTTTAAAGCTAAATTATAACCCTGATGCGCTTTATTTACTTTCAGAAACCAGTGTTGAAACCATCATTGAAGAACTCGATAAAAATAAAATTAAGTTTGCAGTAATAGACTCTATTCAAGCAGTGGTCACCGACACAGCTAACGGTAGCCCAGGCTCGCCTTCACAAGTGAAAAGTGCCGCGCAAGCACTTACGCAATACTGTAAGCAAAATGATGTCACTATGTTCATTATTGCCCATGTAAATAAAAACAACGAAATAGCTGGCCCACAAACGCTGGTGCATATAGTTGATGCACTACTGCATATAGATACTAACGATGGGCAAATTCGTACCTTACGAGCAAATAAAAACCGCTTTGGTGATATAGATACTGTCGGTATTTTTAGAATGTGCGAACGCGGCATGCTTAGCGTTGATAACCCCAGCGAAATATTTTTATCAGGTTCAACTACAGACTCTCCGGGCTCTGCAATTACGTGTATTCGTAAAGGTAATCGTAATTTATTGCTCGAAATTCAATGTTTAACCACCGAAATTGAGGCGGAGTTTCCGCAGCGTGTTTGCGTTGGTTTAAACATGAACCGAATAAAAATGCTCACCGGCATACTGCGTAAACACACGAAAACTAAAATATTTCACGATACGTTTTTTAATATAGTGGGTGGTTTAAAAATTGATGAATCAGAAACCTGTATAGATTTAGCGTTGGTTGCTGCGCTACTTAGCAGCTTAAATGATTTTGTGGTGCCACGTACCACTTGTATTATGGGAGAGCTGAGCTTAAACGGCGATGTACGCCCAATAGACAGTGGTGTACCGCGCGTTAAAGAAGCTGCGCAGCATGGCTTTACGGAAATATTTATTCCATTTCGTAATTACCATAAATCAATGGAAGGGCTGGGCGCTAAGATCACCCCGATAAAAACAGTGCATGAGTTACTTAGTTTAATTAATTAG